The Pseudomonadota bacterium DNA window GGATCCAGTTGGGGTCGTATTCGCGCTTCCACGCCTTCATCATCTCTATCGTCGCAGCGTCGTGCTGGATGGGCAGCAGGTCCGTGTGCAGTTTTCCGAGGCCGTGCTCGCCCGCCACGCCGCCGCCGAGTTCGACCGCCTTTCTGCAGCAGGCGATCAGGGCCATGTGCGCTGTCTCCTTTTCGCGGGGATCCCTTGCGAGGAAATTCGTGTGCGGATGGCCCGCCCCTATGTGGGCGTAGCCCATGTACGGAAGGCCGGTGGACTCCGCCGCCTCGTAGAAATAGGCCATCATCTCGCGAAGCCTCGGCATCGGCACCCACCAGTCGCTGCCGATCTTGCCGCCGCCGTCGGGCCAATACCCTCGCCCCCACTCGTTTGCAGCCTCCGGTATGCGGTGCCTCCAGAGCCTGATCCGCTCCTGCTCCTCGCGGGAGAGCCCCACGATCAGGTGATCGATCAGTCCCTGCCCTGAGAAGGGGATCATGGCCTCATACCAGCGCTCGAGAAACCTGTCCCGTTCGGCCTCGTCTTTGTACTCCTGCTTCACGTAGATGAACGCTCCGATCGAATCAGGGATGTCGGGAAACCCCTGCGCCGTCTTCATGAGGGCGAGCGCGCTCGTGTCTATGAGCTCCAGCACCCTTGGCGCGAGGCCTGCCTCGCCGGATGACAGGGCGAGGACCAGATCCAGCGCCATGGCGTTCGACTCCAGCGGCACGAGCGCGGAGAAGAACCGAGGCGGAGGCCCAGGCATGAGAGACAGCTCAACATCGGAGACATAGGCCAGCGTCCCCTCGGAGCCGATGATCAGGTCGATCGGGTCGCTCCACCCGGTCGTGTAGCCGCCGCGATTTTGCTCCATGGAGACGGTCGCACCCCCTTTGCGCTCCATCGTCCTTCTGGAGCCGTCGGGGAGTATTATCTCGAGCCTCTTCACATAGCCGCGGACAGGGCCGTACTTGTACGAGTCCTCGCCGGTCGCGTTGGTCGCGATGTTGCCGCCGATGCGGCAGTCGTCGCGCGAAGTAGGCGCGACCGGGAAGAAGAAACCGGCCTTCTCGACTTCGGCCTGCAGCTCAGCCGTCACAGTGCCTGTCCTCACGACCGCGACCGGCGAGCCGCCCCTCGGCCCCATGTCGACCACTCCTTCTATCTTCTCGGTCGATATCAGAAGCCCCTCCGTCGCGACCGATGCGCCGGTCATGGAGGTCTGCGACGCGCAGAACGTGACCGGCACGCCGCCCGCGTTGCAGAAGGCGAGCGCGTCGGCGATCTCCGCCTCGTCGCGCGCGACGAGCAGCCCGTCCGGCGAGCCGCGCATCATCGTGTCCTCGCGAAAGCTCTCCATGCGGTCGTCTTCCGGACCGATGATCGGGCCATTCGCAGGGACCGCCTTTATCAAACCCCTGTCCCAGGACATAAACGAGTGGCTAACCCCATCGAGCCCCTCATTGGAAGCCAAAAATGTTTCAGAATGCGCCAAATCTTTGACGGACAAGGGTCTTTTATCATTTCAATAACGATATATACAAAATATATATTATAATTCAATCAGTTACAGGCAGGCCGGACGGCACGCGATTTGCTCTATTATCATCATAGTCCAATAACAGGGGAGGACCTTTTATGAAGAAACATCTGATAATTCTGCTGATGCTTGCCCTGGCGATGCCCTTCGTCCAGGGGCAGAAGGGATGCGGGGGCGCGATACAGTTCGGCGATGAGGAGGGGGTGGAGGCCCAGGTCTCTGAGGCCGAGCCCTATGACGACACCATGGCGGGGGGGCACAGCTTCGTGCCGCCCGGGCCGGTCGGCATACTCATACCGTCACAGACGCCCGACGTGGGCGAAGGGGAAGGCGGCGATTCATCGGGAGACGATCTGCCCGATTGCGGCGCCTACATGCCCGACGGATCGTCGGTGGCCTTCTCGATCGACGCCTCCATGCTCGAGCAGTTGAGCATGGACGCCTCTGTCATGCAGCTGTACGAACCGATGATACAAAACGCCCTCGACAAGCTGAATCTCAACCTGGACGCCAAGGTGTTCGTGTCGCTGGCGGACAACGCCTGCTTCTCATGCGAAATGCCGCCGATCGGCGCCGCCCCTGTCGCGATGTGGAAGCCGGCGTCCTGCGTAAGCATGCTGGGCATCAATGTCTTCAAGGCCGGCTTTGACCTCAAGGCCAACTTCAAGACGCCGGTGGAGGCGGATGAAAACCTCATATTCAAGCTTTCGGACAGCCTCTTCGCAGCCCAGATAGCTTCCAACATAGTGGCGTTCGGCTCCAAGGATCTGGTCGCGAAGGCAAAGCTCTCCGCCCATGCGCAGTCGAACCTCTTCATGTCACAGAAGAAGCTCTTCGAGCCTGCGCTCCTCTTCTTCTCGGCGAAGGCGGCCCTCGCGGAGAGCCTGCTCATGAACCGGACCTTCAGTCCCTTCAGGGCGCTCCCGCAGCTCTCCGCGTATTTCAACAGCGTGGACTCGAAAAATCTGACCTGCGCCGGCGCGCTCGCCTTCATGACGCCTGCGATCAGCGCGGCGGCCTTCGACGGTGAAAAAGTCGTGATGAGCGCCGCCCTGGCCAACATGGAGTATGACGAATTCGTAATGTTCATCCAGTCGTATGCCGAGGCCAGAGACTCGCTGAATCTGAGGAGCGAAACTCAGCAGCTCAAGGAGTCGGCGGGTCAGGAACTCATGCAGAACACGGGAGAAGCGAGGGCGGTGCCGGCCCAGTCGGACGCCCTGATGAAAAACGAATCTGAGAAAAGGGAGTTCGTTCAGCCCGCCGAGCAGTACGACATCAATCGCAACGCGCAGTAGAACAGGCCGCTGTCTCTCCCGCGCCCGCTCAAGGCCCGCTTGACAGGCCTGAGGGGCTCGCGCATATTCCTGCGCATGGATCCTGTGATGCGCAGGATTTTCATCGTCCTCTGCGCCGCATGCGCGGTCCTTGCCTCGCCCACGGCGCGCTCGGCCACGATCCCATCTCCGGACGACCTCAAACAGTCGGTGCCGGGCTCCGCCGGATACGAGCGCAGGCCCGGCGCGATCGACTACTACGAGATGCAGGACGGGCATGGCCGGGCGGTCGGGCTCGCCTTCGTTACCAGCTCGATCCCGCCGCAGGTCATGGGCTACAGCGGCGAGCTGGACGTGCTCGTGGGCATGGACTGGGACGGAAAAATAACCGGCGCGAAGATAATCGGACACAGGGAAACCGCCGATTATGTTCAAAGGATCGTTGAATCCGGCCTGCTCAGAAAGTTCCTCGGCAGGACGGCCGGCGACGAATTCTCCGACATCGAGGCGGTAACCGGCGCCACCATATCGTCGCGCGCGATAATCGACGACGTGCGGAGCGCGGCAAAGGCGGTACACGATTATGTGAGGAGCGGCCGCACCCCCGGGGCGTCCTTAGGGGTCATGAGGCAGACCGACTGGCTCGGCGGCCTGGGGGCGCTTTTGGTCGTCGCGCTCGCCGGCCTTTGCGCGGCCATGCCGTCGCGGAGGCGGCTTCGGTGGCTCGCGATGGCCGCGTCGGTGGCGATCGTGGGCCTCTGGCTCAACGCGCCGATCACCATAGGCGGCATAGTGGACCTGCGGTCGTTCGGCCTTGCCTTGAGACACAACCTCCCGCTCGTGATACTCATGGCATTCGCGTTCGCGGCGGCGCTCCTGCGCGGCAACCTCTACTGCGCATACGTCTGCCCCTTCGGGGCCCTGCAGGAAGGGGCGGCGTGGCTCTCGCGCAGAAAGGTCCGCCCCGGTCGGCGCCTCGAGCGAAACATGAGGTGGCTGCGCTGGATAGTCGCGATCCTCGCGATCTATGCGATCGCGGTCGCGGGCGACGACGCCTTCCGATCCATAGAGCCGTTCGCGACCCTGTTCATGAGATACCCCGGCGCAGTGACACTGGTCCAGGCGGGCGTCGTCCTCATGGCAGCGCTGCTCGTGCGGAGGATATGGTGCCGCTTCCTCTGCCCCACAGGGCTGGTCGTGGACCTGGTCGCCGAGCTCGGCGGGAAGATAAGGCATGCGGCGAAGTCGCTGCGCCGGAGAGCGCATGGCTAACGCAAGGATTCACAACGCGCTCTTCGCGCTGCTGGTCGGACTAGTGCTGGGCATCACCGCCTGGTCCCTCCTTCAGCGGTCCGGCCCCCCCCGGCTGCCGGCCATCCCCGAGCTTGCGCCGCCTGCCGCGAAGGCGCCGTCCAGGATAGAGCGAATGATCGAGAGCGGAGAGCTCTCAAGGGAGCCCGCCCTCTTCTGGGGCCCCGAGGCCCCGCCCCCGGAAGGGGGTGGCGATTGAGCACAAAGACCGTGAGATGCGAGCTCTGCTTCCGCTTCTGCAGGCTGAGGCCCGGAGAGCGCGGCGACTGCAGGGTGCGCTACAATCTCGACGGCGAGCTCGTGAGCCTGGTCTACGGCAGGCCCTGCGCCGTGCACGTGGACCCGATCGAGAAGAAGCCCCTGTATCATTTCCTGCCTGGATCGCGGTCGTTCTCGATCGCCACGGCGGGCTGCAACGGCCACTGCGTCTTCTGCCAGAACTGGGAGATAAGCCAGGCGAACCCCGAGGACGTGAGGAGCGAGGAGATGCCGCCCGCGGAGGTAGTGCGGGGTGCGAAGCGCACCGGTTCCAAGTCGATCTCATATACGTACACCGATCCAAACATATTCTACGAGTATGCCTGCGACACGTCGAAAATAGCCAGGGGCGAAGGGATAAAGAACGTGATGGTAACGGCGGGGCTGCTCAACGAGAAGCCGCTCCGCAGGCTCGCGAAGTACGCCGACGCGGCCAACGTGGACCTGAAGGGCGACGCGGAGTTCTACAGGAAATACGTCATGGCGGAGCTCGCCCCCGTGCAGGACTACATAAGGATAGCGCTCGAGGAGGGGATGCACCTGGAGCTGACGCATCTCATCGTGCCCACCCTCAACGACTCAAGGGAGGACACCGAGAGGCTCATCGGCTGGGTGCTGGCCAACTGCGGCCCGGACGTGCCGCTGCACTTCTCGCGCTTCTTCCCCATGTACAAGCTCGCAAACCTCTACCCAACCCCTATAGAGACGCTCTACGACGCCGCGCGGGCCGCCATGCGGATGGGCATGCGCTACGTCTACGTGGGCAACGTGCCCTCCAGCGAGTTTCAAAACACGCGCTGCCCCGGATGCGGGGAGACGGTGGTGGTCAGGAGGGGGTACCAGAGGCCGGACGTGAAACTCGTGGACGGAAGGTGCCCGAAGTGCTCCCATCGGATACCGGGCGTATGGAGGTGACGCATGGAGATCACGCGCAGGCGTTTCGGGATCGCGCTCCTCGCGGGGATGGCATCTCTGCTCCTCGCAAGGCTCGGCGCTCTGCTCAGCCTCTGCAGGCGCTTCGCCGCTCAGCCCGCCAGGGCCATGTTCTGGACGCGCGGCGACCGGCTGGCCGGATAAGGAGGGATTATGAACAGGCTGTGTGCGGCGGCCCTTGCGCTGGCGGCCTTGACTCTCACCTCTGCGCAGGCCTCGTGCAAAAAGACCGGCGACGCCGATGCCGCTAAATCGGTGCAGCAGCCGGTGGTGGCCGGCACGTTCTACCCCGCCGACGCGAAGTCGCTGCGCAGCATGGTGAAGGGGATGATCGACATGGCGCCCGTCAAGGCGCTGGACGGCGAGCTGATCGGGATCATCGCGCCCCACGCGGGCTACCGGTACTCGGGTCGCGTAGCGGCCGCGGCCTTCAGGCAGCTGGCCGGCAGGGGATTCACGCGGGCGGTGGTGATCGCCCCTTCCCACCGCGCGCACGTCGCCGGGGCGGCGCTCTCCCCCTTCAGCAGCTACCGCACTCCACTCGGCGACATCCCGATAGACAGGGAGGCGGTCGATGCCCTCTCCGGGAAACACCCGTGGGCCGAGGAGGACGCCGGGGCATTTTCGACGGAGCACTCCCTCGAGGTCGAACTCCCGTTTTTGCAGGTCGCGCTCGGCGAGTTCAAACTTGTGCCGATCATCGTGGGGCAGGCCGGGAAGAAAAGGCTGGACGCGATCGCGGAGGCGCTCGAGAAGGAGCTGGGCGATCGGTCCACCATATTCGTTGCGTCGAGCGACCTCTCGCACTTCCACGACTACGAGAAGGCGCAGCGGCTGGACAGCGCCACGGTCGGCATCATATGCGACAAGTCTCCCGGCGAATTCCTCGCCGCAGCGGAGGTTGGGAAGGCGCAGCTCTGCGGGTCGAGCCCGGTCTACATCATGAAGAGGATCGCGGAGATGCGGGGGGCCTCGCTCGAGCTGCTCGAGTACGCCAACTCCGGCGACGCGACGGGCGACCGCTCCCGTGTCGTGGGCTACGCATCGATCGCGGTCACGGCCCCGCGGTCCATGGGCATGCCGCAGGAGGAAGCGCTCCTCTCGCTCGCGCGAAGGACGATCGAGGCGCACCTCTCGGGGAAGCCGCTGCCCCCGTTGCCCGGCGATCCGGCGCTCGCAGAGGACGGCGCGGCGTTCGTCACGCTGAGAAAGAACGGGCGGCTCCGAGGGTGCATCGGCACGATCACGGCGCGCGGCCCTCTCGACAGGACCGTGCAGGAGATGGCGATATCGGCCGCCACCGGGGACCCAAGGTTCCCGCCGGTGAAAAGGGATGAGCTCAAGGATATCTCCATAGAGATATCGGTGCTCACCCCGCCCGAGCCGCTCCCCGACCCCATGGCGGTGAGGGTCGGCACCGACGGCCTGATCATAGAGCAGGGATTCGCGAGGGGTGTGCTGCTGCCGCAGGTGCCTGCCGAGCAGGGGTGGGACAAGGCGCAGTACCTCGAGGGCATATCGACCAAGGCGGGGCTGCCGCGCGACGCGTGGAAGCGCGCGAAGCTCTACAGGTTCCAGGCGATCGTGTTCGAGGAGCGCTCCGATTAGGGATCGATCAGCGCCATGAAGGCCGCGGCGCACAGCGCGATCGAGGCCATGGCCGCCGCGGAGGCGGTCCCCAGCACCGGTATCACCAGCAGCCCCGTGGTCAGCGAGCCTGCGACCGCGCCCGCGAGGTCCGCGCCTTGGACCGCGCCTGCGGTCGACGCCGCCTCGCCCCTGCCCGCAAACACTACGGAGGCGGCCGCCTGATAGACGAATCCGCAGATCGCGCCCATCACGAGGTTCGACGCGATGAAGCTCACCCTCGAAGTCGAGAGCATGAGCAGCGCCCACGCCGCCGCGCAGAGGAGCGATACGACGAGCGTGGCGCGGGATGCGCCCCTCCCACTCCGCGCGGCGAGACCCGCCCAGGCGCCGAGGCCCGCGCCGGCCATGAACGCCGTGATGATGAAGCCCAGGCGCACGAGCATGACCCCCATGACCATCTGGCAATGGATGAGCAGCGCGATCCCGTAGGACATCGATGAGAAGCCGACCGCGGCGAGCGCCCAGGTCGCGCCGACCCCCCTTCTCGCGACCCTGGACCACGCGGCGGATGCGGCCATCAGGATGAGCAGCGCCGCGCCCCCCACCCAGGGCCTTGCCGCCTGCGCCATCGATGCGAACCACGAGGACCCGGAGCCGAAGCGCTTCTCCCAGAGGATCATGCCGTTGAAGTAGGCCCTGGGCCTGGAGTCCGTGTTGACCGGCGCCGCATCTGCCGCGGCCGCGATCTGCGCCGCGAAAGAATCCACCCTCTCCTGCGAGACCCCGGGCAGGAGCTGCTCCGCGACATAGGGGGAGTCGACGCCGCTCCTCTTGAGCCTGGCCATCAGCTCGCCGACGCTTTCGGTGACCGCCCCTTCGTCCGTGGCGAAGAAGTAGAAACGGTCCAGCGGGACGATGGCCACTTTCCTGAACGAGCTCCTGAGCGTGGCGTAGAGGCCCCCCAGCAGCTCCAGCGCCTCGCTGCCGATCGCGTTCTGCGGCTCCAGCATCCATACGCCGAGCACGCCGCCCTCCCTCAGCGCCGCCTTTGCCTCGCCGAAGAACTCGCGCGTGAAGTATCGGTCGCTGGCCGCGGTGTCGGGGTTGCCGACGTTGACCGTGATGACGTCGAAACAGGGGCCGCTGCACGAGCCGAACTCGCCCTTCGCCACGAAGCGCCTGCCGTCGCCGTGGCGCAGCGTGACCCACGTCGGGACGCCGCCGCGCTCCGAGGGCATGGCGTTCTCCTCGAGGTACGTCACGTCGGGATCGAGCCTCAGAAACTGCGCGCTCCCGAGGGGCCACTTGCTCCACTGCGCCGCCGTCCCGTAGAGGCCGCCCTCTATCATGAGGATGTCTTCGGCCCGTCCGTGCTGCAAGAGCGGCAGGGTCGCGATGCTCTCGTAGGTGTAGTCGGCCGGCAGGGTGAACGACGGCACCCCGTCCACGAAGAGGGTCCGCTCCCCCCTGTTGTCGGTGACCATGAGAGAGGCGAGCAGCGACTCCATCTCAACGGCCGGATTGAACCCCCTCCAGAGCTCCTCAGCAAACGACTTCTGGATCGGCCTCGAGAACGCCATCGCCGCCGCAAGGCAGAGGATGAGCGCCATCGCCGCAAGCTTTATCCTCATCCTCAGGAAGCAGACCCCGACCGCGGCCGCCATGAAGGAGGCTGCGACTATGGAGATCTGGAACGATGTGAGCATCCTCACCGCGAAGAGCGAGACCGCGAGGCCGCCGGCGCCGGCGCCTATGGCGTCCATGAGGTAGACCCTGGGCACGCTCGACATGTCCCTCTCCCCTGCGAGCCTGGCGCAGAGCGTGAAAGAGGCGCCTATGATGAGGCCTGTCGGCGCCATGAGCGCCGCCGAGAGGGCGAGCGCCGTCTGCGGCCCCACCATCACCGGCGCAGGGATCCCGAGAGCGGGCTTGATCAGATAGGACAGCGCCACGGTGAGGGGGATCGAGGCCGCAAGAAGAAAGAGCGAGAATGCGGCCGAGAGATCGAAGTCGCCCCACCTGCGGGCCAGGCGGCCAGTCGCCGCGGCCCCCATGCAGGAGAAGCCGAGCCACCCTGCGAAGACGCCGCCGGTCACAAGCTCGTTGCCGCCGAAGACCACGACGAGGCGTCGCATGGTGACGATCTGAGCCGCAACGGCGACCGCGCCCATCGCAGCGAACAGGATGTTCAGCCTTATTCTGTCGAGAGAGGGCATTGTGGTTTGATCAAAAGAGAGACTGCTGCTCCGGCCGGCCCGACCGCTCCTCAGGGTGCTCCAGCTCCCATGCGACCTTCACCCTGCCGGGCGAGTTGCCGAACTTGGGGACATAGAGGAGCTCCCCGTTTTTTGCGCCGTACTCGAAGACCTCCCTCGTGATCCTCACGTCGTCGAGGCAGTAGCGCTTGAGCTCCTCGATCATCCCCTCGCGCCACAGCCTGATCGCCTCAAGGCCCGAGCCGCTCTTGCCCGCGCCGAGCGTCGCCCTGGCCACGCTGTCGAGGCCGACCCTGTGGCCCAGCGCCTTGGCCATCTCCTCCATTATGTCGAGCTGGGCGAGCCTCGAGACATC harbors:
- a CDS encoding FAD-binding oxidoreductase produces the protein MESFREDTMMRGSPDGLLVARDEAEIADALAFCNAGGVPVTFCASQTSMTGASVATEGLLISTEKIEGVVDMGPRGGSPVAVVRTGTVTAELQAEVEKAGFFFPVAPTSRDDCRIGGNIATNATGEDSYKYGPVRGYVKRLEIILPDGSRRTMERKGGATVSMEQNRGGYTTGWSDPIDLIIGSEGTLAYVSDVELSLMPGPPPRFFSALVPLESNAMALDLVLALSSGEAGLAPRVLELIDTSALALMKTAQGFPDIPDSIGAFIYVKQEYKDEAERDRFLERWYEAMIPFSGQGLIDHLIVGLSREEQERIRLWRHRIPEAANEWGRGYWPDGGGKIGSDWWVPMPRLREMMAYFYEAAESTGLPYMGYAHIGAGHPHTNFLARDPREKETAHMALIACCRKAVELGGGVAGEHGLGKLHTDLLPIQHDAATIEMMKAWKREYDPNWILGRGTIFS
- a CDS encoding 4Fe-4S binding protein; amino-acid sequence: MTGLRGSRIFLRMDPVMRRIFIVLCAACAVLASPTARSATIPSPDDLKQSVPGSAGYERRPGAIDYYEMQDGHGRAVGLAFVTSSIPPQVMGYSGELDVLVGMDWDGKITGAKIIGHRETADYVQRIVESGLLRKFLGRTAGDEFSDIEAVTGATISSRAIIDDVRSAAKAVHDYVRSGRTPGASLGVMRQTDWLGGLGALLVVALAGLCAAMPSRRRLRWLAMAASVAIVGLWLNAPITIGGIVDLRSFGLALRHNLPLVILMAFAFAAALLRGNLYCAYVCPFGALQEGAAWLSRRKVRPGRRLERNMRWLRWIVAILAIYAIAVAGDDAFRSIEPFATLFMRYPGAVTLVQAGVVLMAALLVRRIWCRFLCPTGLVVDLVAELGGKIRHAAKSLRRRAHG
- the amrS gene encoding AmmeMemoRadiSam system radical SAM enzyme, whose protein sequence is MSTKTVRCELCFRFCRLRPGERGDCRVRYNLDGELVSLVYGRPCAVHVDPIEKKPLYHFLPGSRSFSIATAGCNGHCVFCQNWEISQANPEDVRSEEMPPAEVVRGAKRTGSKSISYTYTDPNIFYEYACDTSKIARGEGIKNVMVTAGLLNEKPLRRLAKYADAANVDLKGDAEFYRKYVMAELAPVQDYIRIALEEGMHLELTHLIVPTLNDSREDTERLIGWVLANCGPDVPLHFSRFFPMYKLANLYPTPIETLYDAARAAMRMGMRYVYVGNVPSSEFQNTRCPGCGETVVVRRGYQRPDVKLVDGRCPKCSHRIPGVWR
- the amrB gene encoding AmmeMemoRadiSam system protein B, coding for MNRLCAAALALAALTLTSAQASCKKTGDADAAKSVQQPVVAGTFYPADAKSLRSMVKGMIDMAPVKALDGELIGIIAPHAGYRYSGRVAAAAFRQLAGRGFTRAVVIAPSHRAHVAGAALSPFSSYRTPLGDIPIDREAVDALSGKHPWAEEDAGAFSTEHSLEVELPFLQVALGEFKLVPIIVGQAGKKRLDAIAEALEKELGDRSTIFVASSDLSHFHDYEKAQRLDSATVGIICDKSPGEFLAAAEVGKAQLCGSSPVYIMKRIAEMRGASLELLEYANSGDATGDRSRVVGYASIAVTAPRSMGMPQEEALLSLARRTIEAHLSGKPLPPLPGDPALAEDGAAFVTLRKNGRLRGCIGTITARGPLDRTVQEMAISAATGDPRFPPVKRDELKDISIEISVLTPPEPLPDPMAVRVGTDGLIIEQGFARGVLLPQVPAEQGWDKAQYLEGISTKAGLPRDAWKRAKLYRFQAIVFEERSD
- a CDS encoding fused MFS/spermidine synthase, which codes for MPSLDRIRLNILFAAMGAVAVAAQIVTMRRLVVVFGGNELVTGGVFAGWLGFSCMGAAATGRLARRWGDFDLSAAFSLFLLAASIPLTVALSYLIKPALGIPAPVMVGPQTALALSAALMAPTGLIIGASFTLCARLAGERDMSSVPRVYLMDAIGAGAGGLAVSLFAVRMLTSFQISIVAASFMAAAVGVCFLRMRIKLAAMALILCLAAAMAFSRPIQKSFAEELWRGFNPAVEMESLLASLMVTDNRGERTLFVDGVPSFTLPADYTYESIATLPLLQHGRAEDILMIEGGLYGTAAQWSKWPLGSAQFLRLDPDVTYLEENAMPSERGGVPTWVTLRHGDGRRFVAKGEFGSCSGPCFDVITVNVGNPDTAASDRYFTREFFGEAKAALREGGVLGVWMLEPQNAIGSEALELLGGLYATLRSSFRKVAIVPLDRFYFFATDEGAVTESVGELMARLKRSGVDSPYVAEQLLPGVSQERVDSFAAQIAAAADAAPVNTDSRPRAYFNGMILWEKRFGSGSSWFASMAQAARPWVGGAALLILMAASAAWSRVARRGVGATWALAAVGFSSMSYGIALLIHCQMVMGVMLVRLGFIITAFMAGAGLGAWAGLAARSGRGASRATLVVSLLCAAAWALLMLSTSRVSFIASNLVMGAICGFVYQAAASVVFAGRGEAASTAGAVQGADLAGAVAGSLTTGLLVIPVLGTASAAAMASIALCAAAFMALIDP
- a CDS encoding ribonuclease H-like domain-containing protein; the protein is MGKNIVVFDIETKDAFGDVGGREWLQRLEISVLGAFDYSTGEYAVYEEGELAAFAERLSMRPLLVGFNSRRFDTPILQRYMPFDVSRLAQLDIMEEMAKALGHRVGLDSVARATLGAGKSGSGLEAIRLWREGMIEELKRYCLDDVRITREVFEYGAKNGELLYVPKFGNSPGRVKVAWELEHPEERSGRPEQQSLF